One Microvirga thermotolerans DNA window includes the following coding sequences:
- a CDS encoding AtpZ/AtpI family protein translates to MADPTKRNGENGQEPTSSDDANLTARLKSLDARIDQASAQRARTTGSPSRTKSDSSALGQAFRLSAEFVSGVAAGGIVGWIVDHLFGVSPWGLIVCLILGFCAGMLNLLRAAGVVKGARYDEKR, encoded by the coding sequence ATGGCGGACCCTACCAAGCGGAACGGCGAGAACGGTCAGGAGCCGACCAGTTCCGACGATGCTAACCTGACAGCGAGACTGAAATCTCTCGATGCGCGGATCGATCAGGCATCCGCACAGCGAGCCAGGACAACAGGATCGCCGTCCCGGACGAAGTCCGATTCCAGCGCTCTCGGCCAGGCCTTCAGGCTTTCCGCCGAGTTCGTCTCGGGCGTGGCTGCGGGCGGGATCGTCGGGTGGATCGTCGATCACCTGTTCGGGGTCTCTCCCTGGGGGCTCATCGTCTGCCTCATCCTCGGCTTCTGCGCCGGGATGCTCAATCTTCTGAGAGCGGCGGGGGTCGTCAAAGGCGCCCGCTACGATGAGAAGCGGTGA
- a CDS encoding F0F1 ATP synthase subunit A, whose translation MASPIEQFQIKPIIPAINFTNSSLFMVGAVAVIVGGLMLATRKRALVPGRAQSVAEVLHDFVAGTLRDATGEEGMRFFPFVFSLFMFVLTANLLGMIPGFFTVTSHVIVTFSLAILVIGTVVVYGFMKHGTHFLGLFVPSGVPGWLLPFIVVIELISFLSRPISLSLRLFANMLAGHIALKVFAGFVVALLGAGGALAILSPLPLLMAVALMALEFLVAALQAYVFTVLTCIYLNDALHPGH comes from the coding sequence ATGGCAAGCCCGATCGAGCAATTCCAGATCAAGCCTATCATTCCTGCCATCAACTTCACCAATTCGTCGCTGTTCATGGTCGGCGCCGTCGCGGTCATCGTCGGCGGCCTGATGCTCGCCACCCGCAAGCGCGCCCTCGTTCCCGGCCGCGCCCAGTCGGTCGCGGAGGTGCTGCACGATTTCGTGGCCGGCACCCTGCGGGATGCGACGGGCGAAGAGGGGATGCGGTTCTTCCCGTTCGTCTTCTCGCTCTTCATGTTCGTGCTCACCGCAAACCTGCTGGGCATGATCCCCGGATTCTTCACGGTCACGAGCCACGTGATCGTCACCTTCTCGCTCGCCATCCTGGTCATCGGCACGGTGGTGGTCTACGGCTTCATGAAGCACGGCACCCACTTCCTCGGGCTTTTCGTGCCCTCGGGCGTGCCGGGCTGGCTCCTGCCGTTCATCGTCGTCATCGAGCTGATTTCCTTCCTTTCGCGGCCGATCTCCCTGTCCCTGCGTCTCTTCGCGAACATGCTCGCGGGACACATCGCGCTCAAGGTTTTCGCCGGCTTCGTCGTCGCGCTGCTCGGCGCGGGCGGTGCCCTGGCGATCCTCTCTCCGCTTCCGCTCCTCATGGCGGTCGCTCTCATGGCGCTCGAGTTCCTCGTCGCCGCACTGCAGGCCTACGTCTTTACGGTGTTGACCTGCATCTACCTCAACGACGCGCTGCACCCGGGCCACTAG
- a CDS encoding F0F1 ATP synthase subunit C — translation MDPIAFKFLGAGLACIGMGLAAMGVGNIFGNFLSGALRNPSAADGQFARAFIGAALAEGLGIFCLVVALVLLFT, via the coding sequence ATGGATCCGATTGCTTTCAAGTTCCTCGGGGCGGGCCTCGCCTGCATCGGCATGGGCCTCGCCGCCATGGGCGTCGGCAACATCTTCGGCAACTTCCTCTCGGGCGCCCTGCGCAACCCGTCGGCGGCCGACGGTCAGTTCGCCCGCGCCTTCATCGGCGCCGCGCTCGCGGAAGGTCTCGGCATCTTCTGCCTCGTCGTCGCCCTCGTCCTTCTGTTCACCTAA
- a CDS encoding F0F1 ATP synthase subunit B', with product MAQAQTTHAATEAHGGAHEDVGFPPFKTETYGGQILWLTITFAALYVLLSKLVLPRLSGIIEHRRTTIASDLDEAAAMKSRAEEAGTAYEKALSEARARAQALAQETRAKVSAETEAKRKELEADLAKRLAEAEAVIATKKAEAMANVRGIAVETASAIVERLTGKAPPPQAVEAAIDQTQA from the coding sequence ATGGCTCAGGCCCAGACGACCCATGCTGCAACGGAGGCGCACGGCGGCGCTCACGAAGACGTCGGCTTTCCGCCCTTCAAGACGGAAACCTACGGCGGCCAGATTCTCTGGCTGACCATCACCTTCGCCGCGCTCTACGTCCTGCTTTCCAAACTGGTTCTGCCGCGTCTCTCGGGCATCATCGAGCACCGCCGCACGACGATCGCGAGCGACCTCGACGAGGCGGCCGCCATGAAGTCCCGCGCGGAGGAGGCCGGCACCGCCTATGAGAAGGCGCTGTCGGAAGCCCGCGCCCGCGCCCAGGCCCTCGCCCAGGAGACCCGCGCCAAGGTGTCGGCCGAGACCGAGGCCAAGCGCAAGGAGCTCGAGGCGGACCTCGCCAAGCGCCTCGCCGAGGCCGAGGCGGTCATCGCCACGAAGAAGGCGGAGGCCATGGCCAATGTCCGCGGCATCGCGGTCGAGACCGCCAGCGCCATCGTCGAGCGCCTGACCGGCAAGGCCCCGCCCCCGCAGGCGGTGGAAGCCGCCATCGACCAAACCCAGGCTTGA
- the gcvPB gene encoding aminomethyl-transferring glycine dehydrogenase subunit GcvPB — protein MLNRQGRPSSAGEAGTNEHPTFTGNKALAQIEPLIFEIGRADTTGVDLDEPEAFTPRLGGLERKDAIGLPGLSEPETMRHYVRLSQMNYGIDTGLFPLGSCTMKHNPRLNERMARLPGFADVHPLQPVSTVKGALELMNELARYLVTLTNMTTVALSPKAGAHGELCGMMAIKAAIEARGEGKTRNVVLVPDSAHGTNPATAALIGFVVKPVPARDDGWVHVEDVKKLLGPDVAAIMLTNPNTCGLFENQVAEIAKAIHDAGAYFYCDGANFNAIVGKARPGDLGVDAMHINLHKTFSTPHGGGGPGSGPVVLSARLAPYAPVPFVTLKDGELTLVEHEADAAEKPFGRMTAFHGQMGMYVRALSYMLSHGADGMRQASEDAVLNANYVRASLSDLFSQPFGDKPCMHEVLFDDTWLKDTGVTTLDFAKAMIDEGYHPMTMYFPLVVHGAMLIEPTESESKASLDLFIATLRDLAMAAKTGNDKARFTGAPFHAPRRRLDETRAARNPVLKWTPPAPVAEAAE, from the coding sequence ATGTTGAACCGCCAGGGACGACCCTCTTCCGCCGGCGAGGCCGGCACCAACGAGCATCCGACCTTCACGGGCAACAAGGCGCTCGCGCAGATCGAGCCGCTGATCTTCGAGATCGGCCGCGCGGACACGACGGGCGTCGACCTCGACGAGCCGGAGGCCTTCACGCCGCGCCTCGGCGGCCTGGAGCGCAAGGACGCCATCGGCCTTCCCGGCCTCTCCGAGCCGGAGACGATGCGCCACTACGTGCGCCTGTCCCAGATGAACTACGGCATCGACACGGGCCTCTTCCCGCTCGGCTCCTGCACGATGAAGCACAATCCGCGGCTCAACGAGCGCATGGCGCGCCTGCCGGGCTTCGCGGACGTGCACCCGCTCCAGCCGGTCTCGACGGTGAAGGGCGCGCTCGAGCTCATGAACGAGCTCGCCCGCTACCTCGTGACGCTCACCAACATGACGACGGTCGCCCTCTCTCCCAAGGCCGGGGCCCATGGGGAGCTCTGCGGCATGATGGCGATCAAGGCCGCCATCGAGGCGCGCGGCGAGGGCAAGACCCGCAACGTCGTGCTGGTGCCGGATTCCGCGCATGGCACCAACCCCGCCACCGCGGCGCTGATCGGCTTCGTCGTGAAGCCGGTGCCGGCCCGCGACGACGGCTGGGTGCATGTGGAGGACGTGAAGAAGCTGCTCGGGCCGGACGTGGCCGCGATCATGCTCACGAACCCGAACACCTGCGGACTCTTCGAGAACCAGGTGGCGGAGATCGCCAAGGCGATCCACGACGCCGGCGCCTACTTCTATTGCGACGGCGCGAACTTCAACGCCATCGTCGGCAAGGCGCGTCCGGGCGATCTCGGCGTCGACGCCATGCACATCAACCTGCACAAGACCTTCTCGACGCCCCACGGCGGCGGCGGTCCGGGCTCCGGCCCGGTGGTGCTCTCCGCGCGGCTCGCGCCCTATGCGCCGGTGCCGTTCGTCACCCTCAAGGACGGCGAGCTCACCCTCGTGGAGCACGAGGCCGACGCGGCGGAGAAGCCCTTCGGGCGCATGACCGCCTTCCACGGCCAGATGGGCATGTACGTGCGCGCCCTGTCCTACATGCTCTCGCACGGCGCGGACGGCATGCGCCAGGCCTCCGAGGACGCGGTGCTCAACGCCAACTACGTCCGCGCCTCCCTGTCGGACCTGTTCTCGCAGCCCTTCGGCGACAAGCCCTGCATGCACGAGGTGCTGTTCGACGACACCTGGCTGAAGGACACGGGCGTCACCACCCTCGACTTCGCCAAGGCGATGATCGACGAGGGCTATCACCCCATGACCATGTACTTCCCGCTGGTGGTGCACGGGGCGATGCTGATCGAGCCGACGGAGTCCGAATCGAAGGCGTCCCTGGACCTCTTCATCGCGACCCTGCGCGACCTCGCCATGGCCGCGAAGACGGGCAACGACAAGGCCCGCTTCACCGGCGCGCCCTTCCACGCCCCCCGGCGCCGCCTGGACGAAACCCGCGCCGCGCGCAACCCGGTGCTCAAGTGGACGCCGCCCGCACCCGTCGCCGAGGCGGCGGAGTAG
- a CDS encoding HAD family hydrolase — MLLIFDCDGVLVDSESLACRIDAEILTGLGFPYTPERIMAEFVGVSLKDMVARIEAAHACRLPEDFGERLNRTLFARFEEELQPIPGVKEAILALPHRRCVASSSTHDRIALSLRVTGLADLFDNVFSATEVARGKPAPDLFLHAAARLGAGPGECLVIEDSPSGVRAARAAGMPVIGFVGGGHCGPAHADRLRDAGAPVILERMADLPEMVREHAARIA, encoded by the coding sequence ATGCTGCTGATCTTCGACTGCGACGGGGTGCTGGTGGATTCCGAATCCCTCGCCTGCCGGATCGACGCCGAGATCCTGACCGGCCTCGGCTTCCCCTACACGCCGGAGCGGATCATGGCCGAGTTCGTCGGGGTTTCGCTCAAGGACATGGTGGCGCGGATCGAGGCGGCTCACGCATGCCGCCTGCCGGAGGATTTCGGGGAGCGCCTGAACCGCACCCTCTTCGCCCGCTTCGAGGAGGAGCTGCAGCCGATCCCCGGCGTGAAGGAGGCGATCCTCGCCCTCCCCCACCGCCGCTGCGTCGCCTCCTCCTCCACCCATGACCGGATCGCCCTGTCGCTGCGCGTCACCGGCCTTGCGGACCTCTTCGACAACGTGTTCAGCGCAACGGAGGTCGCCCGCGGCAAGCCGGCGCCGGACCTCTTCCTCCACGCGGCCGCGCGGCTCGGCGCAGGGCCGGGAGAGTGCCTGGTGATCGAGGATTCCCCTTCCGGCGTGCGTGCCGCCCGCGCAGCCGGAATGCCCGTGATCGGCTTCGTCGGCGGCGGCCATTGCGGACCGGCTCATGCGGACCGGCTGCGGGACGCCGGCGCTCCCGTCATCCTGGAGCGGATGGCGGACCTGCCCGAGATGGTACGAGAGCACGCCGCCCGGATCGCATAG
- a CDS encoding OsmC family protein produces the protein MTHAYTAKVSWSRDGAVFTDSRYSRGHRWSFDGGITVQASSAPSSVPLPYSLENAVDPEEALVAAVSSCHMLTFLSLAAKKRFVVDSYEDEAHGVMTKNGKGKLYVSKVTLDPRIVFSGEKRPRPEQIAELHHLAHRECFIANSILAEVVVAGIPSH, from the coding sequence GTGACGCACGCATACACCGCAAAGGTCTCCTGGAGCCGGGACGGGGCCGTCTTCACGGACAGCCGCTACAGCCGCGGCCACCGGTGGAGCTTCGACGGCGGCATCACGGTCCAGGCCTCGTCCGCGCCCTCCTCGGTGCCGCTGCCGTATTCCCTGGAGAACGCGGTGGACCCCGAGGAGGCGCTCGTGGCGGCGGTTTCGAGCTGCCACATGCTCACCTTCCTTTCGCTCGCCGCCAAGAAGCGCTTCGTCGTCGATTCCTACGAGGACGAGGCGCACGGCGTCATGACGAAGAACGGGAAGGGCAAGCTCTACGTCTCGAAGGTGACGCTGGATCCCAGGATCGTCTTCTCGGGCGAGAAGCGGCCCAGGCCCGAGCAGATCGCCGAGCTCCACCACCTCGCCCACCGGGAGTGCTTCATCGCCAACTCCATCCTCGCCGAGGTGGTGGTGGCGGGCATTCCGTCGCACTAA
- a CDS encoding ATP F0F1 synthase subunit B (Produces ATP from ADP in the presence of a proton gradient across the membrane. Subunit B is part of the membrane proton channel.), with amino-acid sequence MSSAEFWVAVAFVIFWGVLFYYGVPGKVMSSLDSRGKRIADELAEAKRLRQDAEKLLKEFEAKRQAAEREAADIVSTAKEEAERMAREAQEKMADFVKRRTASAEAKIAQAEAQASAEVRAAAVDAAVKASERVLRDELSGPVGASLVEKSLGDVRAKLQ; translated from the coding sequence CTGTCCAGCGCCGAATTCTGGGTCGCCGTCGCCTTCGTGATCTTCTGGGGCGTCCTCTTCTACTACGGGGTTCCCGGCAAGGTGATGAGCTCGCTCGATTCCCGCGGCAAGCGGATCGCCGACGAGCTCGCCGAGGCCAAGCGCCTGCGTCAGGACGCCGAGAAGCTCCTCAAGGAGTTCGAGGCCAAGCGCCAGGCCGCCGAGCGCGAGGCCGCCGACATCGTCTCCACCGCCAAGGAGGAGGCCGAGCGGATGGCCCGCGAGGCCCAGGAGAAGATGGCCGATTTCGTGAAGCGCCGCACCGCTTCCGCCGAGGCGAAGATCGCCCAGGCCGAGGCCCAGGCCTCCGCCGAGGTCCGCGCCGCGGCGGTCGACGCGGCCGTGAAGGCCTCCGAGCGCGTCCTGCGCGACGAGCTGTCCGGCCCGGTCGGCGCCTCGCTGGTGGAGAAGAGCCTGGGCGACGTCCGCGCCAAGCTCCAGTAA
- the gcvPA gene encoding aminomethyl-transferring glycine dehydrogenase subunit GcvPA produces the protein MRYLPLSDADRREMLARIGVQSIDDLFADIPKDKLLKDLVDLPRRKGELEVERILSRMASRNVPASSVPFFVGAGAYKHHVPATVDHLIQRSEFLTSYTPYQPEIAQGTLQYLFEFQTQVAALTGMEVANASMYDGSTGTGEAVLMAHRVTKRRKAVLSGGLHPHYADVVKTLSHMASDEVVALAPDVSGTEDILSRIDDSVSCVVVQSPDVFGNLRDLKPIAEKARRHGALLIAVFTEAVSLGLLESPGSQGADIVVGEGQSIGNALNFGGPYVGLFAAKSKYIRQMPGRLCGETVDADGKRGFVLTLSTREQHIRRDKATSNICTNSGLCTLAFTIHMTLLGEAGLTRLARINHANAVKLADMLAGVKGVEVLNRTFFNEFTVRLSKPAAEVVERLAEKGVLGGVPVSRLMPGAGLDDLLLVASTEVNTDDDRAALAAALKEVL, from the coding sequence ATGCGCTATCTCCCCCTCTCCGATGCCGACCGCCGCGAGATGCTCGCGCGCATCGGCGTCCAGTCGATCGACGATCTCTTCGCCGACATTCCCAAGGACAAGCTCCTCAAGGACCTCGTGGATCTTCCGCGCCGCAAGGGCGAACTGGAGGTCGAGCGCATCCTCTCCCGCATGGCGTCGAGGAACGTGCCGGCCTCGTCCGTCCCCTTCTTCGTCGGGGCGGGCGCCTACAAGCACCATGTGCCGGCGACCGTCGACCACCTGATCCAGCGCTCCGAGTTCCTCACGAGCTACACGCCGTATCAGCCCGAGATCGCGCAGGGCACGCTGCAGTACCTGTTCGAGTTCCAGACCCAGGTCGCGGCGCTCACCGGCATGGAGGTGGCGAATGCCTCCATGTACGACGGCTCCACCGGCACCGGCGAGGCGGTGCTGATGGCGCACCGCGTCACCAAGCGCCGCAAGGCCGTTCTCTCCGGCGGCCTGCATCCGCACTACGCCGACGTGGTGAAGACCCTCTCGCACATGGCGAGCGACGAGGTCGTGGCGCTCGCGCCCGACGTTTCGGGAACCGAGGACATCCTCTCCCGGATCGACGACAGCGTCTCCTGCGTCGTCGTGCAGTCGCCGGACGTGTTCGGCAACCTGCGCGACCTGAAGCCCATCGCCGAGAAGGCCCGCCGGCACGGCGCGCTCCTCATCGCCGTGTTCACGGAGGCCGTGTCGCTCGGCCTTCTTGAATCGCCCGGCAGCCAGGGCGCCGACATCGTGGTGGGCGAGGGCCAGTCCATCGGCAACGCGCTGAACTTCGGCGGGCCGTACGTGGGCCTCTTCGCGGCGAAGTCGAAGTACATCCGCCAGATGCCGGGCCGCCTCTGCGGCGAGACGGTGGACGCGGACGGCAAGCGCGGCTTCGTGCTGACGCTGTCCACCCGCGAGCAGCACATCCGCCGCGACAAGGCGACGTCGAACATCTGCACCAATTCGGGCCTGTGCACGCTCGCCTTCACGATCCACATGACGCTGCTCGGCGAAGCCGGGCTGACGCGGCTCGCGCGCATCAACCACGCCAACGCGGTGAAGCTCGCCGACATGCTCGCCGGCGTGAAGGGCGTCGAGGTCCTGAACCGGACCTTCTTCAACGAGTTCACCGTGCGGCTTTCGAAGCCCGCGGCGGAGGTCGTGGAGCGCTTGGCGGAGAAGGGCGTGCTCGGCGGCGTGCCGGTCTCGCGGCTGATGCCGGGCGCCGGCCTCGACGACCTGCTGCTCGTCGCCTCCACCGAAGTGAACACCGATGACGATCGCGCGGCCCTCGCTGCCGCCTTGAAGGAGGTTCTGTGA